TTCATAAGCAATGGCTATTCCAACTATCAATAATAAAATTGCCAGTAATGCTTTTAAACCAGAACTGTCAATTTTTTCACCGAGTTTTTGCCCCACTTGAACCCCTATGATTGAACCAATAACCAACATTACTACTAACATTAAATCTATAGAGCCAAAATTAAATGAATGTAAAAAAGTAACTATGACACTGACAAAAATTGTTACAAACAAAGAAGTCCCTGGAACTAATTTTGTTGGCATCTTAATTATATAAATCATTGCGGGCACTAATATAAAAGCACCTCCTATACCCATTATAGCAGCAATAAATCCTACAACTAAACCAATTATAATTGGAGTAAATATACTTTCGTATAATTTTGATTTTGGAAATCTCATTCTTAATGGAAGACCATGTATCCAATAATGAACGTGTAATTTTTTTTTAACTGTAAGGTTTCTTTTTGCTCTGTCTATTTCTCTAAGACTTTCAACTAACATTAATGTACCAATAATTGCAAGTATATACATATAGGCTAAAGAAATAACTGTATCAATTTTTCCAATACCTTTAAAATATGTAAATGTATAAATACCTAATGCAGTTCCAATTGTTCCACCAATAACAATCATAAGACCCATTTTGTAATCTAAAGTATTTTTTAAATAATGAGTTGTTGATCCTGATACAGAAGTTGCAAGAATATTGTTAGCTTCATTTGCGACAGCATATGCAGGTGGTACGCCTAAAAAAATTAAGAATGGAGTCATTAAAAAACCACCACCAACACCAAATAAACCTGAAAGCACTCCAACGATTGCACTCAATAAAAGTATTTCAATAGGATTAACAAATACTTGAGCTATTGGTAGAAAAACATCCATAAAAAATTAACAGTTATTAAAAAACAACTTAATTAAATGTGATAAAAGTTCCAACTAAAATAATGCCCCAATAAGCAGCTAGACTGACAAAGATGCCTGTTTTGATAATAGTTACTTTAAAATCTGAAATTTTGTTTAATACTTTTATGTTGGAAATTGACATTACAACCGTGAATACACCCAGTTAATTATTTGTCAAATAAATAGTTTGTCTGAAATGATTTTTTTATTAGTAGATTGTTGCTCCAAAGACCTTAACATCATTCCCTTCAACACCAAGGACTAACCTTCCAAGGAACTCACCTTCAATTTCCTTGCTCCTCTGTTTAAATAGAACGGTAATGTTTTGACCCCTTCTAAGACAGCCAAATGCTTCGTAGTCCTCTTTTAAGCTCGTCAAAAGTTTGTTGTTAGCCCACTGCTTTCCAAGTTCTACTTCATTTGCTCCAAATAACATTTGAGTTCCAAAGTCCTTAGTAAAACCACCATAATCTTTCATATTGGAAGTTTTAACAAGATTATCCCAAATAGGATTAGCAATTGTTATAATCTCATCATCAGATTTATCTAAAAGATTCATAATTTAAGTTTAACTGTTTTAAGAAGCTTTTCTCTTCTCGTTCTCATCAACTATGTGATAAACCGGCACTTTTTCTAGTGAAAATTTACCAGTCTTAGGATCACGTCTAGAAACTGTTAAACAATGCCAATTATCATCATCAAGTTTCATATGGTCACCTCTGTAATAGTAACCAGGCCAACGTGTTTCTTCACGGAACATAGTGTGTTCAGTTACACATTGAGAAGTCAAAGCTCTATGTTTTAACTCCCAAGCTCTCATAAGTTGGTGTAAATCTTCAGCACCTACTTTTTCTAAATCTTCCTCTAACCAAGCAAGTAATTCTAAGCCTCTTTTAAGCATATTACCATTAGTCATGTAGTTGGTTGCAATTCCCCCAACATATTCATCCATAATTCTTTGTAGACGTTGAAGACCTTGAATAGGTGAAATGTAACTAGGTGAAACTGTTCCACCTGTAATTTCATTTTGAGCTACTTGATATGTCTCTAAAGGTTTAAATATAGCAGTTTTAAAGTCTTCACACTGTTTATCTGTAACTTTAATTCCTTCTGCTTTTTTATCCTCAATATATTTTACAGCAGCTTTTGCAGCTAAACGACCTTCAGTAAATGATCCTGAAGAAAATTTATGAGCACTTCCACCTACAGTATCTCCTGCACCAAAAAGACCATTAATTGTTAACATTCTGTTATAACCCCAGAAATATTCTGGTGGAGATAAATCTTCAGGTCCACTAACCCAAGCTCCAGAACAAGTTGCATGAGAACCCATAACATAAGGTTCAGATGTAGTTAGTTCAGGATTTGTGTATTTAGGATCAATATTTTGAGAAGCCCAAACAACCGCTTGACCAACAGTCATACCAAGGAAATTTTCCCAACCAACAGTTTCTAAGTGTGGATCTTGGAAAGCTTCAGTAGTTACCATGTGAATTGGTCCACCACCTGCAATAGTTTCTTGAATAAATGCGTGGTTTCTTAAACATGTAGGAGTTGGATGGTGATCAATGTATTCACCAACTAATTCTTTAGTTTGATCATACCATTTCTTCTCATAGTTCTCTCCATTTGCATTTTGAGTATATGTTTTAAGGTGCAAGAAGTATGCTCCAACTGGACCATATCCATCTTTAAATCTACATAACACAATTCTATTCTCCATTTGTGTCATTTTAGCTCCAACAGCAATGGGTAATGCATAAGCAGAACCATTACTCCATGGTGCATACCAAGTTCTTCCCATTCCTTCACCAACTGCTCTTGGTTTGAAAATATGAGATGCTCCACCTGCTGCAACAATTACAGTTTTTGATCTAAATACATGGAAGTCACCAGTTCTCATATTAAAACCAACGGCTCCACCTACTCTATTTTCTTGAGCCTCATCCATTAAAAGATGAGTAATCATTATTCTATTATAAATTTTGTCAGCTGATTTTTTTGCAGCCTCTGCAACGATTGGCTTATAACTTTCACCATGAATCATAATCTGCCATTTACCTTCTCTAAGATAACGACCTGTTTTTTCATTTTTCATCATTGGTAAGCCCCATTCATCAAACATATGAACAGTTGAGTCAACGTGACGAGCCATGTCATAACCTAAATCTTCTCTAACCATTCCCATTAAATCATTACGTGCATATCTTACGTGATCTTCAGGTTGGTTTTCACCCCACTGCATACCCATGTAACAGTTAATTGCGTATAAACCTTGAGCAACAGCTCCACTTCTATCAATATTAGCTTTTTCAACACAAATAATTTTCATATCTCTTCCCCAGTGTCTAGCTTCAAAAGTAGCACCAGTTCCTGCCATACCACCACCAACAACTAGAACGTCGCAATCCTCAAAATGTGTTTTATGTTTGGCCATTAGTAGTAAACCCCTTTTTTAAATGTATCTTTAGGAACAGATGGTAATTTACCATCAATATTTAAACCATTAGGCTCAGTATAGAGCATTTGAGAATTGATCTCACCTTGATTAGGTTTTTCGCCTTCTGCTAATTTTGGAATAAATTCTCCCCAAGGCTTTGTTGTAATTGGAGATACAAAATCTTTTGTAGTTCCATTTCTAAATTTAATTTTCCATGAGATAGTTCCTTTTTCTTCTTCACGTCTAACTCTTACACTGTGACCCATAGGGGCAAAGTCTGCATAACCACGAACATCAATTGCATGATTAGGACAAGCTTTTACACAAGAATAACATTCCCAACAAAAATTTGGTTCAATATTTACTGCTCTTCTAATATTTTCATCGATGTGCATTATATCTGATGGACAAATATCCACACAGTGACCACATCCATCACATCTCGTCATGTATACAAAAGTTGACATATTTTATTACCTCTCTCTTTAATAGTGTTTTGGTTGTTCTCTTTTAATTCCTAGCCCAAATTGTTTTGGTGCATCTGCTAATGGTGGAAGATTGTCTCTTGACCCATCTGCTTCTGCTAAGTTTTTTTGGATTGCTGCACCTGGCTTATAAATCATGTGTGCAAATTTTGACCAATAAACTCCCCCAAATAAAACAATGTTTGAGGTAATAAATAAAATTAAAAATAAATATCCTAATCCAACTGATCCTGAAGATTGAAAGTATGACCAAGCAAGTCCAGTAGTAGCACATGCAAGAAGTGCTAGAACAAATAAGTCTGCTTTAATAATTCTGTACCAAGGATGAGCTTCAGCAAGTACATCCACTCTTAAAAATAACCAAAACCAGTATCCACCAACACAAGTCATTATTGCTCCAACATGCCAAATCATAGGCCAGACTGATGGTGCTGCAGTTCCTGTTCCAGTATAACCAAAAACTAATACGACTGTTGCAACCCAAAATAAAATAGTTCCATACATTCCCATAACATGAGCAATTCTTCTTTTGCCAGCTCCTAACTCTGCAGTAGTTGCAATATCATGCACTACAGTTTTTAAAATAACTGAAGTTTTTTCTCCCACACCAAGTTCTCTTTCGGCAGCCAACTTTGCTTTTTTTGCATTATTGAAAAAATAAGTAACATTTTTATGATGTATCATTTGAACAACTGTTCCAATGACGATTAGAGCTAACATTGCTAAAACAAAGCCTTGAATTACAGAAGGAGAAATTGATTCTGCTAATGCAGAAAATGGACTAATTGACATCATATAGTTTATTACCCTTTATAACTATTTTGTTGAATCTTAATTTTGAGTTTTTAATATAGTTAAAATGATAGATCAACCGTTATTAGGTGCGCTATTTAACAATCAAAATACAACTTACACTTTACGTTTATAATGCTGTTTTAAAGGAATAACTGATCTTACACCACCTTGTGGATTTGCAACATCACCCTCTCTTCGTGGAATTAAATGAATATGACAGTGTAAAATTGATTGCCCTGAAACTTTTCCAGCATTAGTTCCAATATTAAATCCTTTAACTGTAGGATCTTTTAATAATATTTCCTCTTTAATTTGTTTGGTGAGATTATTACAGGCAATAACTTCTTCATCGCTTAAATCAAAATAATCTTTCACATGACGCTTTGGAATAATTAAATAATGAAATTCAGATACAGGATATGTATCATAACTAGCATAAGCCAACTCATTTTCGGCAGCTGAACCACTTTGTCTAGAGTTGCAGAATAAGCAGGGATTATTTGGGTCAAACATAAATATTATTTATAGATAGAACATTTGTTAACTTCACTTTTGTAAAAACTAGATAGTATTTTATAAAATTTTAAATTTTTTCGCTTCCATTTAATTTCATTAATATTTTTTATTGATGCAACACCTTTTCCAGAACCTACAAGAAGAATTTCACTATATTTTGATAAAGTATTGATCAAAATATCTTTGTTAATAATGTTATTCAATTTTTTATTAAAAAAATCGTAAGTAATGCCTTTATAAATATTATTTAAAGGAGAATAAACTTTATCACCTTTGATAAATAACATATTTGAAGTTCCACTTTCTAAAATCATATTTTTGTAACAAAGACCAACATCTGAAGTGGTATTATTCATTTTAGATAAATGTTTTAATATAAAGTTATATTTAAGATTTTTATACTTAGGGTCAAATCGTTTGTGACTAATAAGTTTTAAATTAAAATTTAATTTTGGTGTTTTTCTATTTCTTAAAGAAATTGATATTATCTTTTTATTCACTGCAACCCTAAGAAGATGATTGTAAGATCTTTTTTTATCAATATTTAATTTTATTAATTTAAGAATATTTTTTTCAAGATTTGGTGTGTTTAATTTATAAATTTTTAAAGACTTTATTAAATTTTTAATATGTTTTTTAAAAAAAAGTATCTTAGCTGGTTTTCCAAAGATCCACATCGTAGTGAACACACCATTATCCCCCCAAAGATCTTTAAAATTAATTTCTTTGTAGGTTTTATGCTGATAAGATTTTTTTAATAAGTAAGTTACCATTTTCAGTTAAAAAAGATTCAGGGTGAAATTGAAAGCCATATACTTTGTCTTTATTATTTTCTATTGTCATTGCTGTATTTGAAATAGCACACCTCATTGTGATTTCAAAATTTTTTGCAGTAAATGGCTCTTTTAATTTAAGAGAATGATATCTACCCACAGTGAATTGACAATTTTTTTTGAATAATGAATTTTTACTTATTACTTTTATTTTAGATTGAAAACCATGATAAATCTTTTTTTGCTCAATTATTTTTCCATTTTCACAATGTAGAATTTGTTGAAACCCAAGACAAATACCAATAATCTTTTTTTTACCTTTATATTTTTTATAGATTTTAGAGCTAATAGGATAATCTTTTGGAGCACCTGGGCCTGGTGAAAAAACTATAATATCTGCTTTTTTTAATTTATTTTCATTTATTTTATTAAAATTCGTACAAACCACTTCATCAAAATTTTGAAATTGATGCACTACGTTGTGAGTAAAAGAGTCTTGGTGGTCAATAATGTAGATCATTTGTAAAGATCCATTAATGATTTTGCTTTGATGTAGTTTTCATTAAATTCATGAACTGCATTGCTGTCAATTACAACACCAGAAGCTACAGAAATTTCTGATTTACCTTTAAAATTTAATATTGATCTAATGATAATATTAAACCGCATATCTCCATTGAACTTTAAGTACCCAAAACTACCTGTATAAATATTTCTGCTTTGCTTTTCCTGCTTATTTAATAAATTTAATGTACTAATTTTTGGACATCCAATTACCGATCCACCTGGCATCATTGCTTTTATAATCTCTAGTGCGGTCACCTTATTCTTAAGTTGTCCTCTAATTAAGCTGACATAATGATAAAGGTCTTTGTATTCTTCAACTATTTTTTTCTTTAAAATTTTTACCGAACCTGGTTTGCAAATTTTTGATAAGTCGTTTCTTTCCATATCAACAATCATGTTGTGCTCTTTCGTTTCTTTTAAATTTTTCCTAAAAAAAGTAAGTGCTTTATTTTTATTTAATTTTTTAGTTTTCTTTAAAGTGCCTGCTATAGGTTTTGTTGTTACAAAATTATTTTTTTTTGTGATCAAGTTTTCAGGGGAGCAGCTTATTATTGAATAATTTCTATCCCTAATCATAAAGGCTTCTGGTGCCATATTGCTTTTTACAAGTCTGCAGAAAAAGTCTAAAGCATCTATTTCTGATTTATTACTATATTTAGTACAAATTTTAATCTGGTATGTTTCTCCAGATTTTATTTTATTTTTAAATTTATCAAATATTATTTTATAGGATCTTTTATTAATGTTTATTTTAAACAAATCACTAGAATTTGATGATCTAGTTTTTTTATACTCAAGATTGTTTGAAAGTTTTACTTTTGTTTCAGGTTTGTAAAATATTCCTTTAGGGAAATTTGTTTTTTTTTGTTTTTTTATTTTTACGTCAATTAAGTTATTTAATATTTCATAGCCAAAAAAACCAATAAATAGGTCTGTTTCTCTACAGATAGATTTTAATTTAGTATTTTTATTAATGAATTTCCTGATGTTGTTATTGTTTAAAATAATTTTTTTTGAAAAATCCGTATAAAGATCAAACCCCTCATCTGATTTATAGATTATAAAGGGTTTTTTTGAATTATTTAAATCTAGTAAGTAGTTTTTCTTATTCAATTTTCTATTCTGTTTTTAATCTTAAAACTGCTTCTTCCTTAATTGGTAGATGTATTATTGCTGCAAAAATAGATAAAGCAATTGCTAAATACCAAGCATAATCATAAGAGCCATATAAATCATAAAATAGTCCTCCAAGAAAAGCTCCGAAGAATGACCCTACTTGATGGCTTAAAAAAACTATTCCATATAATACACCTAAATATTTTGTTCCAAAAATATGAGCAACTATACCACTTGTTGCTGGCACCGTTGAAAGCCATAAAAAGCCAAAACTTGCACCAAAGATAAATGCATTAATGTTGCTTGCTGGTAAGAAGATAAATAAAATTATTGAAACGCCCCTTAATGCATAGATAGAACTTAAAATAATTTTTTTACTAATTTTTGTAGAAAGATATCCACTTAATAGAGACCCAAATATGTTAAATAGTCCAATTAAGGATAAAATTGCAGCAGCTGTCCAGCTTTCTAAGCCTCTATCAATTACATATTTTGGAACATGTGTTCCAACTAAAGTTATGTGAAAACCACATACAAAAAAGCCAGATGTAAGAAGTATGTAGCTTTTATTTTTAAAGGCCTCTTTTAAAGCGTCAAATGTACTTTGATCATTAGGTTTTTCAATAGATTGAGATGCAGATGGAGATCTAACAAAAAAAGCAACTAAAAGTCCAATAAACAAGAATATTGTGAATACAAAAAGTGTGTCGACCCATCCATTTTTGATTAAAGAATAACTTGTATAAAGCGGAGAGATAAAATAACCCAAAGATCCGACGGCAGTGACTATACTCATTGCTATAGTCCTGTTTGATAATGGGAAATGTTTTCCAACAATTGACATTGGAATACTAATTGCGGTTCCACCCAAACCAATTCCAACTAAAAGTCCTAAATCAATTTGAAAAAAAATTCC
The nucleotide sequence above comes from Candidatus Pelagibacter giovannonii. Encoded proteins:
- a CDS encoding sulfite exporter TauE/SafE family protein, which translates into the protein MDVFLPIAQVFVNPIEILLLSAIVGVLSGLFGVGGGFLMTPFLIFLGVPPAYAVANEANNILATSVSGSTTHYLKNTLDYKMGLMIVIGGTIGTALGIYTFTYFKGIGKIDTVISLAYMYILAIIGTLMLVESLREIDRAKRNLTVKKKLHVHYWIHGLPLRMRFPKSKLYESIFTPIIIGLVVGFIAAIMGIGGAFILVPAMIYIIKMPTKLVPGTSLFVTIFVSVIVTFLHSFNFGSIDLMLVVMLVIGSIIGVQVGQKLGEKIDSSGLKALLAILLLIVGIAIAYETFFAEQTEREIIQALTADLNFFSLFILEFSEDMPFFYGLFSIMFAILLGVVAALIRKFFSNIRKKYSIKK
- the aprA gene encoding adenylyl-sulfate reductase subunit alpha, producing the protein MAKHKTHFEDCDVLVVGGGMAGTGATFEARHWGRDMKIICVEKANIDRSGAVAQGLYAINCYMGMQWGENQPEDHVRYARNDLMGMVREDLGYDMARHVDSTVHMFDEWGLPMMKNEKTGRYLREGKWQIMIHGESYKPIVAEAAKKSADKIYNRIMITHLLMDEAQENRVGGAVGFNMRTGDFHVFRSKTVIVAAGGASHIFKPRAVGEGMGRTWYAPWSNGSAYALPIAVGAKMTQMENRIVLCRFKDGYGPVGAYFLHLKTYTQNANGENYEKKWYDQTKELVGEYIDHHPTPTCLRNHAFIQETIAGGGPIHMVTTEAFQDPHLETVGWENFLGMTVGQAVVWASQNIDPKYTNPELTTSEPYVMGSHATCSGAWVSGPEDLSPPEYFWGYNRMLTINGLFGAGDTVGGSAHKFSSGSFTEGRLAAKAAVKYIEDKKAEGIKVTDKQCEDFKTAIFKPLETYQVAQNEITGGTVSPSYISPIQGLQRLQRIMDEYVGGIATNYMTNGNMLKRGLELLAWLEEDLEKVGAEDLHQLMRAWELKHRALTSQCVTEHTMFREETRWPGYYYRGDHMKLDDDNWHCLTVSRRDPKTGKFSLEKVPVYHIVDENEKRKAS
- the aprB gene encoding adenylyl-sulfate reductase subunit beta, giving the protein MSTFVYMTRCDGCGHCVDICPSDIMHIDENIRRAVNIEPNFCWECYSCVKACPNHAIDVRGYADFAPMGHSVRVRREEEKGTISWKIKFRNGTTKDFVSPITTKPWGEFIPKLAEGEKPNQGEINSQMLYTEPNGLNIDGKLPSVPKDTFKKGVYY
- a CDS encoding adenylyl-sulfate reductase translates to MMSISPFSALAESISPSVIQGFVLAMLALIVIGTVVQMIHHKNVTYFFNNAKKAKLAAERELGVGEKTSVILKTVVHDIATTAELGAGKRRIAHVMGMYGTILFWVATVVLVFGYTGTGTAAPSVWPMIWHVGAIMTCVGGYWFWLFLRVDVLAEAHPWYRIIKADLFVLALLACATTGLAWSYFQSSGSVGLGYLFLILFITSNIVLFGGVYWSKFAHMIYKPGAAIQKNLAEADGSRDNLPPLADAPKQFGLGIKREQPKHY
- a CDS encoding HIT family protein, which produces MFDPNNPCLFCNSRQSGSAAENELAYASYDTYPVSEFHYLIIPKRHVKDYFDLSDEEVIACNNLTKQIKEEILLKDPTVKGFNIGTNAGKVSGQSILHCHIHLIPRREGDVANPQGGVRSVIPLKQHYKRKV
- a CDS encoding aminotransferase class IV yields the protein MVTYLLKKSYQHKTYKEINFKDLWGDNGVFTTMWIFGKPAKILFFKKHIKNLIKSLKIYKLNTPNLEKNILKLIKLNIDKKRSYNHLLRVAVNKKIISISLRNRKTPKLNFNLKLISHKRFDPKYKNLKYNFILKHLSKMNNTTSDVGLCYKNMILESGTSNMLFIKGDKVYSPLNNIYKGITYDFFNKKLNNIINKDILINTLSKYSEILLVGSGKGVASIKNINEIKWKRKNLKFYKILSSFYKSEVNKCSIYK
- a CDS encoding aminodeoxychorismate/anthranilate synthase component II encodes the protein MIYIIDHQDSFTHNVVHQFQNFDEVVCTNFNKINENKLKKADIIVFSPGPGAPKDYPISSKIYKKYKGKKKIIGICLGFQQILHCENGKIIEQKKIYHGFQSKIKVISKNSLFKKNCQFTVGRYHSLKLKEPFTAKNFEITMRCAISNTAMTIENNKDKVYGFQFHPESFLTENGNLLIKKILSA
- a CDS encoding chorismate-binding protein, which gives rise to MNKKNYLLDLNNSKKPFIIYKSDEGFDLYTDFSKKIILNNNNIRKFINKNTKLKSICRETDLFIGFFGYEILNNLIDVKIKKQKKTNFPKGIFYKPETKVKLSNNLEYKKTRSSNSSDLFKININKRSYKIIFDKFKNKIKSGETYQIKICTKYSNKSEIDALDFFCRLVKSNMAPEAFMIRDRNYSIISCSPENLITKKNNFVTTKPIAGTLKKTKKLNKNKALTFFRKNLKETKEHNMIVDMERNDLSKICKPGSVKILKKKIVEEYKDLYHYVSLIRGQLKNKVTALEIIKAMMPGGSVIGCPKISTLNLLNKQEKQSRNIYTGSFGYLKFNGDMRFNIIIRSILNFKGKSEISVASGVVIDSNAVHEFNENYIKAKSLMDLYK
- a CDS encoding MFS transporter, with the protein product MSSEKFINNKSALITLIAACVVVLISLGVRQTFGLFFMDFKNDLDISITQSGLAIGIQMLMWGLTGPIFGAVADKYGGHKAICLAFVFYILGIYFLYAGPNTGIFFQIDLGLLVGIGLGGTAISIPMSIVGKHFPLSNRTIAMSIVTAVGSLGYFISPLYTSYSLIKNGWVDTLFVFTIFLFIGLLVAFFVRSPSASQSIEKPNDQSTFDALKEAFKNKSYILLTSGFFVCGFHITLVGTHVPKYVIDRGLESWTAAAILSLIGLFNIFGSLLSGYLSTKISKKIILSSIYALRGVSIILFIFLPASNINAFIFGASFGFLWLSTVPATSGIVAHIFGTKYLGVLYGIVFLSHQVGSFFGAFLGGLFYDLYGSYDYAWYLAIALSIFAAIIHLPIKEEAVLRLKTE